A section of the Arcobacter roscoffensis genome encodes:
- a CDS encoding methyl-accepting chemotaxis protein, with protein sequence MFNNLSFSKKLLFSVLGVLVFLSTISTFLISSKVFSETQKISKDYMKELGHKNALEIKGDIEKSVVLIKTFSASLETALKEDVMYSKPILIELMSSILEKNPYIVGVWTYFEANTFYKNIPSMANRYAHDEKGRFSPYVMKNNGEINLVWQYPVLENNIWITKPKETKKEYITEPYKFNVNNKEVLNTTVSVPMYNNGKFVGVVGIDISLDKIVQKVSKLKILDNGYGYILSSKGTVISHPNEKLLGKNLFDVSKTNRSKEIIKNIQKNKDFFFDEKSLYNNQDSFNYLTSFIISNSDVTWGFGLSVPNDEYLQSAFIIKNFSILAGLITTILIGLVVFYSTKVLNTKLNTIQNGLNNFFKFLNKQSNSPEKIIINQNDEFGQMAKNINDNILEISKSIKEENILINNVKDVVNSVKEGHLNKRIEKQSNTDSLAELKTLINTMLENLQKFMGDDINKLSKVLNSYSKNDFTPKLDEKTSGDIGKQIISMNKMITNMLTSNQRDGITLQESSSKLTTDVKVLNENAHKQNNALNETTEAINDISTTISHTSARAKEMSDISTFTKDSSLKGKDLASKTASSMDDINEKVKAINEAITIIDQIAFQTNILSLNAAVEAATAGEAGKGFAVVAQEVRNLANRSAQAAKEITALVESASLKTDEGKQISDSLIEGFEDLEEKVTQTNHLIDDVTNAAKEQERKISFIDDIVNKLDIYAQENTKIAQKTDSIAKQTNIIASKVVQNVAKNNFEGKEI encoded by the coding sequence ATGTTCAATAATTTAAGTTTTAGTAAGAAATTATTATTTAGTGTTTTAGGTGTACTTGTATTTTTATCTACAATATCAACTTTTCTAATTTCAAGTAAAGTATTTAGTGAAACCCAAAAGATTTCAAAAGATTATATGAAAGAACTGGGACATAAAAATGCTTTAGAAATTAAAGGAGATATTGAAAAGTCTGTTGTTCTAATCAAAACATTTAGTGCTTCTTTAGAAACTGCTTTAAAAGAAGATGTTATGTACTCTAAGCCTATTTTAATAGAGCTTATGAGTTCTATCTTAGAGAAAAACCCATATATTGTTGGGGTTTGGACTTATTTTGAAGCAAATACATTTTATAAAAATATTCCTTCAATGGCAAATAGATACGCCCACGATGAAAAAGGAAGATTCTCGCCTTATGTTATGAAAAACAATGGTGAAATAAACTTAGTTTGGCAATATCCTGTATTGGAAAACAATATTTGGATTACAAAACCTAAAGAAACAAAAAAAGAGTACATTACAGAACCTTACAAATTTAATGTAAATAATAAAGAAGTACTAAATACAACTGTTTCAGTTCCTATGTACAATAATGGAAAATTTGTTGGTGTTGTAGGAATTGATATTTCTCTTGATAAAATAGTACAAAAAGTTTCTAAACTAAAAATTCTAGATAATGGCTATGGATATATATTAAGTTCAAAAGGAACAGTTATTTCCCATCCAAATGAAAAACTTTTAGGCAAAAACCTTTTTGATGTTTCAAAAACAAATAGAAGTAAAGAGATTATAAAAAATATTCAAAAAAATAAAGACTTTTTCTTTGATGAAAAATCTTTATATAACAATCAAGACTCATTTAATTATCTTACTTCTTTTATAATTTCCAATTCTGATGTAACTTGGGGTTTTGGATTATCTGTTCCAAATGATGAATATTTACAAAGTGCTTTTATCATCAAAAACTTCTCTATTTTAGCAGGTTTAATAACTACTATTTTAATAGGATTAGTGGTATTTTACTCTACAAAAGTTTTAAATACAAAATTAAACACTATTCAAAATGGCTTAAATAATTTCTTTAAGTTTTTAAATAAACAATCAAACAGCCCAGAAAAAATTATAATAAATCAAAATGATGAATTTGGACAAATGGCAAAGAACATCAATGATAATATTTTAGAAATAAGTAAAAGTATCAAAGAAGAAAATATTTTGATTAATAATGTAAAAGATGTAGTAAATAGTGTAAAAGAAGGTCACTTAAACAAAAGAATTGAGAAACAATCTAATACAGACTCTTTAGCTGAATTAAAAACACTTATTAATACCATGCTTGAGAACTTACAAAAATTTATGGGTGATGATATTAATAAGCTTTCAAAAGTATTAAACAGTTACTCAAAAAATGATTTTACACCTAAATTGGATGAAAAAACTAGTGGTGACATTGGTAAACAAATTATCTCTATGAATAAAATGATTACAAATATGTTAACTTCGAATCAACGTGATGGTATTACTTTACAAGAAAGTTCGTCTAAACTAACAACAGATGTAAAAGTTTTAAATGAAAATGCACATAAACAAAATAATGCTTTAAATGAAACAACAGAAGCAATTAATGATATTTCAACAACTATCTCCCATACAAGCGCAAGAGCAAAAGAGATGTCTGATATTTCTACTTTTACAAAAGATTCATCACTAAAAGGAAAAGATTTAGCTTCAAAAACAGCTTCTTCAATGGATGACATAAATGAAAAAGTAAAAGCAATAAATGAAGCGATTACTATCATTGATCAAATTGCATTCCAGACAAATATTTTATCATTAAATGCAGCAGTAGAAGCAGCAACTGCTGGCGAAGCAGGCAAAGGCTTTGCAGTTGTAGCACAGGAAGTTAGAAACCTTGCTAATAGAAGTGCTCAAGCGGCAAAAGAAATAACAGCATTAGTTGAGAGTGCCTCTTTAAAAACTGATGAAGGGAAACAAATAAGTGATTCTCTTATTGAAGGCTTTGAAGATTTAGAAGAAAAAGTTACTCAAACAAACCATCTTATTGATGATGTAACAAATGCCGCAAAAGAGCAAGAAAGAAAAATTAGCTTTATTGATGATATAGTTAACAAACTTGATATTTACGCCCAAGAAAATACAAAAATTGCTCAAAAAACTGACAGCATTGCAAAACAAACAAATATAATAGCTTCAAAAGTAGTTCAAAATGTGGCTAAAAATAATTTTGAAGGTAAAGAAATTTAA
- a CDS encoding HD domain-containing protein, with product MFKNSLLNANKKTKNDFLDSLKDVILKIIEEDALKLDLKDMEYFDNKALYQFNIPTKSKAHRVSYCIVLQTIRIVGLLHDVGHLPFSHQIEYALKKVYRKIIEKELNKEVLLKKEIEFKTKYEQITQDSKEVLHEAIGKNLLELLFDYEVEDLLKKSVDKEYIKLIKKLCLFILEEKVYNGFDFKVLHNYIDSTVDADRLDYVNRDMLASGYITGPSDHIRITKQAVLVEEKNKFYLSFFDMSLIDIEHMLEMRFNLYKKVIYNHGIAKTDALLENVVLYLSNNFFNDKIKSANNEDNISMLWNFNEEKDVEKQLDTISMLDENWLISLFKKEYFYIKDKKILTTQDKKYLYCFEEVLFGKRRFKSHWKNLNEFYKELGFETVQRYKFRESFGYITENRAKTLQKELDAFTKRWENKKDELFLTYQIVSFKIGIQKDFCFYDGESLIDIDEISTLRKRLKHSMQNTVPFYIYSNKKTLSETMKKELKEIILKIFS from the coding sequence ATGTTTAAAAACTCTCTTTTAAATGCAAATAAAAAAACAAAAAACGACTTCCTTGATTCACTAAAAGATGTAATTTTAAAAATCATTGAAGAGGATGCCTTAAAACTTGATTTAAAAGATATGGAGTATTTCGATAACAAAGCTTTATATCAATTTAATATTCCTACAAAATCAAAGGCTCATAGAGTTTCTTATTGTATTGTTTTACAAACTATTAGAATAGTTGGATTATTACATGATGTGGGGCACCTTCCTTTCTCTCATCAAATAGAGTATGCCCTAAAAAAAGTTTATAGAAAAATCATAGAAAAAGAGTTAAATAAAGAAGTTTTACTTAAAAAAGAAATAGAATTTAAAACTAAATATGAGCAGATAACACAAGATTCAAAAGAAGTACTTCATGAAGCAATAGGGAAAAACCTTTTAGAACTTCTTTTTGATTATGAAGTAGAAGACCTACTTAAAAAAAGTGTTGATAAAGAATACATAAAACTAATAAAAAAACTGTGTTTATTTATATTAGAAGAAAAAGTTTATAATGGTTTTGACTTTAAAGTTTTACATAATTATATAGATAGTACTGTTGATGCTGATAGACTTGATTATGTAAATAGAGATATGCTTGCAAGTGGATATATCACAGGTCCTAGTGATCATATTAGAATCACAAAACAAGCTGTTTTAGTAGAAGAGAAGAATAAATTTTATTTAAGTTTCTTTGATATGTCACTAATTGATATAGAACATATGTTAGAAATGAGATTTAATTTATACAAAAAAGTGATTTATAATCATGGCATTGCAAAGACAGATGCTCTTTTAGAAAATGTAGTTTTATATCTTTCTAATAATTTCTTTAATGACAAAATCAAATCAGCAAATAATGAAGATAATATATCAATGCTTTGGAATTTCAATGAAGAAAAAGATGTGGAAAAACAACTTGATACAATATCTATGCTAGATGAGAACTGGCTAATCTCACTATTTAAAAAAGAGTACTTTTATATAAAAGATAAGAAAATCTTAACTACACAAGATAAAAAATATCTTTATTGTTTTGAAGAAGTTCTATTTGGAAAAAGAAGATTTAAATCCCATTGGAAAAACCTAAATGAGTTTTATAAAGAGTTAGGATTTGAAACAGTTCAAAGATATAAGTTTAGAGAAAGTTTTGGATATATCACAGAAAATAGAGCTAAAACCCTTCAAAAAGAGTTAGATGCCTTTACTAAAAGATGGGAAAATAAGAAAGATGAGCTATTTCTTACTTATCAAATAGTGTCATTTAAAATTGGTATTCAAAAAGACTTTTGTTTTTATGATGGCGAATCTTTGATAGATATAGATGAGATTTCAACGCTTAGAAAAAGACTTAAACACTCTATGCAAAACACCGTACCTTTTTATATTTACTCAAATAAAAAAACACTAAGTGAGACTATGAAAAAAGAGCTAAAAGAGATTATTCTTAAGATATTCTCTTAA
- a CDS encoding PhoH family protein, whose amino-acid sequence MKDKIYVLDTNIILQNIQNLYKISDNKTNHIVIPETVLLELEDKKKLTNELGFYSREFARLLAKMKIKEVDYKLGFKVIKFFNDELNLHIISKDVYDTQIEQIHISESNDKRIIEVASIAQEYYKGLQTIFLSLDVYARTFALFKGLKTETLHDDKSTVPSFEFVKKLDFDSSNFNSLDKKNIFNIDEHYVYENFSYSFESPDGNSTYGIVYNGKLDILKETDFKSLNVKPVNLKQKLFTKAILSNMYDLLVIDAKAGSGKTLMSIVSAMRLIDLGLYDKIVYVRNSIESLDKGADIGYLAGNDEKFRIYNMAVHDTLEFIAKKQLKKSENKDNKESIESKISELQSKYCIETLWPGEARGRTLSSAIVIMDEWQNSSEKTTQLILSRLDESCMAIVIGSNRQIDNLYLNKYNNGLTTLLKQTSSKHEELNMFAIELDKAVRGKYAQFTERIFEKKKEN is encoded by the coding sequence ATGAAAGATAAAATATACGTATTAGACACAAATATCATTTTACAGAATATTCAAAATCTTTATAAAATATCTGACAATAAAACTAACCATATTGTAATCCCAGAAACAGTTTTACTAGAACTTGAAGATAAGAAGAAGTTGACAAATGAATTAGGTTTTTATTCAAGAGAGTTTGCTAGATTATTAGCCAAAATGAAAATAAAAGAAGTTGATTATAAACTAGGCTTTAAAGTAATAAAGTTTTTTAATGATGAACTAAACTTACATATCATTTCAAAAGATGTTTATGATACACAAATAGAACAAATCCATATAAGTGAAAGTAATGATAAAAGAATCATAGAAGTTGCATCTATTGCTCAAGAATACTATAAAGGCTTACAGACTATTTTTTTATCTCTTGATGTTTATGCTAGAACTTTCGCTTTATTTAAGGGTTTAAAAACAGAGACTTTACATGATGATAAATCAACTGTTCCAAGCTTTGAGTTTGTTAAAAAACTTGATTTTGACTCAAGTAACTTTAATAGTCTTGATAAAAAAAATATATTTAATATAGATGAACACTACGTATATGAAAACTTTTCATATAGTTTTGAAAGCCCTGATGGAAATTCAACTTATGGTATTGTTTACAATGGTAAACTCGATATTTTAAAAGAAACAGACTTTAAGTCATTAAATGTAAAACCTGTAAATTTAAAGCAAAAACTATTTACAAAAGCTATTTTATCTAATATGTATGATTTACTTGTAATTGATGCAAAAGCAGGAAGTGGGAAAACACTTATGTCAATAGTAAGTGCCATGAGACTTATTGACTTAGGACTATATGACAAAATAGTATATGTTAGGAACTCAATTGAATCTTTAGATAAAGGTGCTGATATTGGTTATCTTGCAGGAAATGATGAAAAATTTAGAATCTATAATATGGCTGTACATGACACTTTGGAATTTATAGCAAAAAAACAACTTAAAAAAAGTGAAAATAAGGATAATAAAGAATCAATTGAGTCAAAGATAAGTGAACTTCAGTCAAAATACTGTATTGAAACTTTATGGCCAGGAGAAGCTAGAGGAAGAACTCTATCAAGTGCTATAGTTATCATGGATGAGTGGCAAAACTCAAGTGAAAAAACAACACAATTAATTCTATCAAGACTTGATGAATCTTGTATGGCTATAGTGATTGGTTCAAACAGACAAATTGATAATTTATATTTAAATAAATACAATAACGGTCTTACAACTTTATTAAAGCAAACAAGTAGTAAACATGAAGAGCTTAATATGTTTGCAATTGAACTTGATAAAGCAGTAAGAGGTAAATATGCACAATTTACAGAGCGAATTTTTGAAAAGAAAAAAGAGAACTAA
- a CDS encoding PAS domain-containing sensor histidine kinase: MTKFKRNNIKNLLKTSLDLANEAIYLIDSNGKILLANTTACQALGYDKKEVSSLNVFDVDALVKSKDEYKEKFELFKQNKSNNASVIESIHKRKDGTTFPVEISSRLIDIDGKEHLISYVLDISHRVKQDEELKLYFEFIKESSDMIFLVDFQSQKIEFANEKVCKTLEYSLEELKQMRISQLREGILDSAEIPEVFKDIKNKKNMITYGKYIGKNNNSVFVETSLSLKNYHGKDYIMAISRDISERLEIEKQREALNRKLENYNNTLKEEVAKIKSELTEYENIMQRQAKMAAMGEMLENIAHQWRQPLSIISVLSTGMKIQNDTGTLDKQTLTNGLNDINTSSQYLSKTIDDFSNFFKPSYKKTKFNISEVIKYTINLTKTNFKSQNIKIVENIIDLEVYTFKNELIQVLLNILNNAGDELIKLDKKRKLIMIETYENDEYLFIKVLDNAGGIKKSIVNRVFEPYFTTKHKSQGTGVGLYMCETIVKKHMQGLIEVENKEFMFEDDKYTGAQFILSLPKN; this comes from the coding sequence GTGACTAAATTTAAGAGAAACAATATTAAAAATCTTCTAAAAACTTCATTAGACCTTGCAAATGAAGCAATCTATCTAATAGACTCAAATGGTAAAATTCTTTTAGCTAATACGACAGCATGTCAAGCTTTAGGTTATGATAAAAAAGAAGTATCAAGTTTAAATGTTTTCGATGTGGACGCTTTAGTTAAATCAAAAGATGAATATAAAGAGAAATTTGAACTATTTAAACAAAATAAATCTAATAATGCTTCTGTTATAGAATCAATACATAAGAGAAAAGACGGCACTACTTTCCCTGTTGAGATAAGTTCAAGACTAATTGATATTGATGGTAAAGAACATCTAATATCTTATGTATTAGACATTTCCCATAGGGTTAAACAAGATGAAGAATTAAAGCTTTATTTTGAGTTTATTAAAGAATCAAGTGATATGATTTTTTTAGTTGATTTTCAAAGTCAAAAAATAGAGTTTGCTAATGAGAAAGTTTGCAAGACTTTAGAATATAGTTTAGAAGAATTAAAGCAAATGAGAATTTCTCAATTAAGAGAAGGGATATTAGACTCAGCAGAAATACCAGAAGTTTTTAAAGATATAAAAAATAAGAAAAACATGATTACATATGGTAAATATATTGGCAAAAATAATAACAGTGTTTTTGTGGAAACCTCATTAAGTTTGAAAAATTATCATGGTAAAGATTATATTATGGCAATTTCTAGAGATATTAGTGAACGATTAGAGATTGAGAAACAAAGGGAAGCTTTAAATAGAAAACTTGAAAACTATAATAATACATTAAAAGAAGAAGTTGCAAAAATAAAAAGTGAACTTACTGAGTATGAAAATATCATGCAAAGACAAGCTAAGATGGCAGCAATGGGTGAGATGTTAGAAAATATCGCCCATCAGTGGAGACAGCCTTTATCAATTATTTCAGTTTTATCAACAGGGATGAAAATACAAAATGATACAGGAACACTTGATAAGCAGACTTTAACAAATGGCTTAAATGATATAAATACAAGTTCTCAATATCTTTCTAAAACTATTGATGATTTTAGTAATTTCTTTAAACCAAGCTATAAGAAAACTAAATTTAATATAAGTGAAGTTATCAAATACACAATAAATCTTACTAAAACAAATTTTAAATCTCAAAATATAAAGATAGTTGAAAATATTATAGATTTAGAAGTTTATACTTTTAAAAATGAACTTATTCAAGTACTTTTAAATATTTTAAATAATGCTGGGGATGAGCTTATAAAGTTAGATAAAAAAAGAAAACTAATTATGATAGAAACTTATGAAAATGATGAATATTTATTTATAAAAGTTTTAGATAACGCTGGCGGAATTAAAAAATCAATAGTAAATAGAGTCTTTGAGCCATACTTTACTACAAAACATAAATCACAAGGTACAGGAGTAGGGCTTTATATGTGTGAAACTATTGTAAAAAAACACATGCAAGGTTTAATTGAAGTTGAGAATAAAGAGTTTATGTTTGAAGATGATAAGTATACAGGTGCTCAATTTATATTAAGTTTACCGAAAAATTAA
- a CDS encoding NADPH-dependent FMN reductase → MSKIGILVASANNNRKLGDKLKELAESLSCEVELINLVDLDLPLYSTIEEERNGIPETALDLANTILDLKAFIVIAPEYNGVMPPVLNNAMAWTSRSTKDWRDAFNEKVVGLATHSGGGGAKGLQAMRIMFQHLGANILAREILTTYEKQLNEDASKNMIEQLVKLSKV, encoded by the coding sequence ATGTCAAAAATTGGTATTTTAGTTGCAAGTGCAAATAACAATAGAAAATTAGGTGATAAATTAAAAGAGCTTGCCGAAAGCTTATCTTGCGAAGTGGAGTTAATTAACCTAGTAGATTTAGATTTACCACTATATAGTACTATTGAAGAAGAAAGAAATGGAATCCCAGAAACAGCATTAGATTTAGCAAATACTATTTTAGATTTAAAAGCATTTATTGTAATCGCTCCTGAATACAATGGAGTAATGCCTCCTGTTCTAAATAATGCAATGGCATGGACTTCAAGATCGACTAAAGATTGGAGAGATGCTTTCAACGAAAAAGTTGTAGGATTAGCAACTCACAGTGGTGGAGGTGGAGCTAAGGGTCTTCAGGCTATGAGAATCATGTTCCAACACTTAGGTGCAAATATTTTAGCAAGAGAAATTTTAACAACTTATGAAAAACAGTTAAATGAAGATGCTTCAAAAAATATGATTGAACAATTAGTAAAACTTTCAAAAGTTTAA
- a CDS encoding sensor histidine kinase: MKNNNEKNILYIIRYTPPFFIILISIILTIILYSDKKKTILEQKKTIKKELLEEQKQIIKSEVDRTYRYITYLEENAERNLKKHIKDRVNEAYNLIDGIYNKYKNTKSKNEIFNLIKTSLNELRYDDKQGYFFAYNRFLDTVVYPISTDRRHFRKFDKFGNSIIDEIKMTFQDKKERFGTYFWYKPNSGDEQHKKISYYKYFEAFDIVIGTGIYLDDFESRIQKKVLDYTKLVSYGKNSYIFVIDYDTVYLSHKNEEYIGETAKQNNDTKYVDEVIAKLIGIAKNGSGFYEYIQNKKPGTNIPMKKTSYVRGNNNWNWLIGMGVYSDDILERIEEKEKLIDEKFDEYIKNIIIVSILLTILLLLFSIYISNILEEKFNLYRNDIEKKQDILFQQSKMAAMGEMIGNIAHQWRQPLSTITTVSSGMSLQKQMGVLNDDFFEEGTKKITKSAQYLSQTIDDFRNFFNPAKEKNSFVLENAFNSTLDLVDAQFRTKNIEIFKDIEKLTINSYENELIQVFINILNNAKDAFLENEIKGKRYIFIKAYVDKSLLAIEIKDSAGGIPNDILPRVFEPYFTTKAHKDGTGIGLYMTKEIITKHLDGKISVENSEYEFEDKTYNGALFKIILPL, translated from the coding sequence ATGAAAAATAATAATGAAAAAAACATTCTTTATATTATAAGATACACACCACCTTTTTTTATTATTTTAATATCTATCATTTTGACTATTATTCTATATTCTGATAAGAAAAAAACTATTTTAGAACAAAAGAAAACTATAAAAAAAGAACTTTTAGAAGAACAAAAACAAATTATTAAAAGTGAAGTAGATAGAACTTATAGATATATTACTTACCTCGAAGAAAACGCTGAAAGAAACTTAAAAAAACACATAAAAGACAGGGTGAATGAAGCTTATAATTTGATAGATGGTATATATAATAAATATAAAAATACTAAATCAAAAAATGAAATTTTTAATCTTATAAAAACAAGTTTAAATGAGCTTAGATATGATGATAAACAAGGTTATTTCTTTGCTTATAATAGATTTTTGGATACTGTTGTATATCCAATCTCAACCGATAGAAGACATTTTAGAAAATTTGATAAATTTGGAAATAGTATCATTGATGAAATAAAAATGACTTTTCAAGATAAAAAAGAAAGATTTGGAACCTACTTTTGGTATAAACCTAATTCCGGTGATGAACAACATAAAAAAATCTCTTACTACAAATATTTTGAAGCTTTTGATATAGTTATAGGAACAGGTATTTATTTAGATGACTTTGAAAGTAGAATACAGAAAAAAGTTTTAGATTATACAAAGCTTGTAAGTTATGGTAAGAATAGTTATATTTTTGTTATTGATTATGATACAGTTTATTTAAGTCATAAAAATGAAGAGTATATTGGTGAAACGGCAAAACAGAATAATGATACAAAATATGTTGATGAAGTAATAGCAAAGCTTATTGGTATTGCAAAAAATGGTAGTGGTTTTTATGAATATATTCAAAATAAAAAGCCAGGTACAAATATTCCCATGAAAAAAACTAGTTATGTAAGAGGAAATAATAACTGGAATTGGCTAATTGGTATGGGTGTTTATAGTGATGATATATTAGAAAGAATAGAAGAAAAAGAGAAACTTATTGATGAAAAATTTGATGAATATATTAAAAATATCATTATAGTTTCTATTCTGCTTACTATTTTATTGTTGTTATTTTCAATTTATATTTCAAATATTCTTGAAGAGAAATTTAATTTATATAGAAATGATATAGAAAAAAAGCAAGATATTTTATTTCAACAATCAAAAATGGCAGCAATGGGAGAGATGATAGGAAACATTGCTCACCAATGGAGACAGCCTTTATCTACTATTACTACTGTATCAAGTGGTATGTCTTTACAAAAGCAAATGGGTGTTTTAAATGATGACTTTTTTGAAGAGGGTACAAAAAAGATTACTAAATCAGCTCAATATTTATCCCAAACAATTGATGATTTTAGAAACTTTTTTAATCCAGCAAAAGAGAAAAATAGTTTTGTTTTAGAAAATGCTTTTAATTCAACACTTGATTTAGTTGATGCACAATTTAGGACTAAGAATATAGAAATTTTTAAAGATATCGAAAAACTTACAATAAACTCATACGAAAATGAATTGATACAAGTTTTTATTAATATTTTAAATAATGCAAAAGATGCCTTTTTAGAAAATGAAATAAAAGGTAAAAGGTACATATTTATAAAAGCTTATGTAGATAAGTCATTACTTGCTATTGAGATAAAAGATAGTGCAGGGGGAATTCCAAATGATATTTTGCCTAGAGTATTTGAACCATATTTTACTACAAAAGCACATAAAGATGGAACAGGAATTGGTCTTTATATGACTAAAGAGATTATTACTAAACACTTAGATGGTAAAATCAGTGTTGAAAATAGTGAATACGAGTTTGAAGATAAAACTTATAATGGAGCACTTTTTAAGATTATATTGCCCCTATAA
- a CDS encoding response regulator — MIEENNPWKSRFERERKARKESERLLEEKSFELWQINQDLENQVKERTASLEKALVQARKADQAKSDFLANMSHEIRTPLNAIIGFSKILNDSQSLDEKSIKYSSIINSSANSLLSIINDILDFSKIENGNFNISKSKTNIYAIYTDVLDLFSYKIKEKNLNFFSKIDENIPKYINTDSLRLKQIITNLLSNAIKFTKEEGKVEFRINLIEAFENKTKLEFIIKDTGIGIASNKIEAITKPFIQLEDISNKQTVGTGLGLSISTELLKLFASNLEIQSKENKGSTFKFTLICEVFEDTKEEISKDEYQNRLEENISSKINILLAEDNYANQELLKAILNELQINLEIAENGAIAYDKYIKSPEEYDLILMDINMPILNGIDSFKKIKNYQGINKLKNIPIIALTANAIKGDKEKLLELGMNDYLSKPINANELKKLIAKYTNKQSNEHLKLDINIKKISQNIGISENIAEMIVSKFKKEIHKDLDELDTFIKENDSSNIIAKANYIKNSCLNLGFIDICKILQELEENILSKEKQNKIMNLLKNSFKDI, encoded by the coding sequence ATGATTGAAGAGAATAACCCTTGGAAAAGTAGATTTGAAAGGGAAAGAAAAGCTAGAAAAGAGAGTGAAAGGCTTCTTGAAGAAAAAAGTTTTGAATTATGGCAAATAAATCAGGACCTAGAAAATCAAGTAAAAGAAAGAACAGCAAGTCTTGAAAAAGCACTAGTTCAAGCTAGAAAAGCAGATCAAGCCAAGTCTGACTTTTTAGCAAATATGAGTCATGAGATTAGAACTCCTCTAAATGCAATAATAGGTTTTTCAAAAATTCTCAATGATTCACAAAGCTTAGATGAAAAAAGTATTAAATACTCATCTATTATAAATTCAAGTGCTAATTCACTATTATCCATAATAAATGACATTCTTGATTTTTCTAAAATTGAAAATGGTAATTTTAATATATCAAAAAGTAAAACAAATATATATGCTATATATACAGATGTTTTAGATTTATTTTCCTATAAAATAAAAGAAAAGAATCTAAATTTCTTTTCTAAAATAGATGAGAATATTCCTAAATATATAAACACAGATAGCCTAAGACTAAAGCAAATAATCACAAATCTACTTTCAAATGCAATTAAATTTACAAAAGAAGAAGGTAAGGTAGAGTTTAGAATAAATCTTATTGAGGCTTTTGAAAATAAGACAAAATTAGAGTTTATTATAAAAGATACAGGCATAGGAATAGCTTCAAATAAAATTGAAGCTATAACTAAACCATTTATTCAATTAGAAGATATATCAAATAAACAAACTGTTGGAACAGGGTTAGGACTTAGTATATCTACTGAGCTTTTAAAGCTTTTTGCTTCAAACTTAGAAATACAAAGCAAAGAAAATAAAGGAAGTACTTTTAAGTTTACTCTAATTTGTGAAGTTTTTGAAGACACAAAAGAAGAAATAAGTAAAGATGAATATCAAAATAGACTAGAAGAGAATATATCTTCAAAAATAAATATATTATTAGCTGAGGATAATTATGCTAATCAAGAACTACTAAAGGCTATTTTAAATGAGCTTCAAATAAATCTTGAAATAGCAGAAAATGGCGCTATTGCCTATGATAAGTATATAAAAAGCCCTGAAGAGTATGATTTAATTTTAATGGATATTAATATGCCTATTTTAAATGGTATTGATTCATTTAAAAAGATAAAAAATTATCAAGGAATAAATAAACTAAAAAATATTCCTATTATTGCACTAACAGCAAATGCAATAAAAGGAGACAAAGAAAAACTTTTAGAACTTGGGATGAATGATTACTTGAGCAAACCTATAAATGCAAACGAACTAAAAAAGCTTATTGCCAAATATACAAATAAACAAAGTAATGAACACTTAAAGTTAGATATTAATATAAAAAAGATTTCACAAAATATTGGTATTTCTGAAAATATAGCTGAAATGATAGTATCAAAGTTTAAAAAAGAAATACATAAAGATTTAGATGAACTTGATACTTTTATAAAAGAAAATGACTCATCAAATATTATTGCAAAAGCAAACTATATCAAAAACTCTTGTTTGAATTTGGGATTTATAGATATTTGTAAAATTCTACAAGAACTTGAAGAAAACATACTTTCAAAAGAAAAACAAAATAAGATAATGAACCTTTTAAAAAATAGTTTTAAAGATATTTAA